GCGGGGCGACCGTCGGGATGGCCGGGATGCTCTCGGCCGAGAACTTCACCGCCGTCGCGGGGATGGGCGACGCGACGACGCTAGCGACCGACCAACTCGGCGTCGTCGTGGCCGTCTACCTGATGCTGCTGGCGTGCATCCTGACGCCGCTGTCGTACGCGCTCCGGTTCGGGATGGATCGCACGCTGTTCGGCTACCACGTCGGGCGGACGCTTGTCTCCTCGATGGTGCTGTTCGTGCTAACTGTCGCGCTGATCGATGTCGTCCTGGTCGCGCCGCTGTGACGGTGCGAGCCGTGCGTGTTGACCTTTATATACGAACCCGCGGCCAACGTCGGCATGGATCTGGAGACGCCCGCAGACGCGTGGTACACCTACGTCGCGGTCTCGCTGGTCAGCGTCGCGCTCGCGGGACTCGCGCTGGGTGTCGCAACGGGGCCGCCGCCGGACGCCCCGGCGGCAGCGAACGCGATCGAAGGGGCTACCGGAAGCGAGTACGCCGCCAGTGCGACCTACGAACACGACGCCGATCGAGTGACGATCGATCGGCAGACGATCACCATGCAAAACGAACACGGGACCGCTCACTCGAGTTTCTCGTACGGCGTCGTCGTTCCGGTCAACGGCAACGAGCGACTCGAGAACATCACGGACGGACGGTCGATCGAAGCGGAGTACGACGAGGCGCTGCGGGACGGCGATCGGCACGCGTTCGCCGAGTTCACACGCGATGTCGAAACCGCGTACGACGAACATACCGGCGAAGCGATTCGCGCCGATGGCGAACTCCGGGCACGCAAGGTCACGGTCGATTCCGGGATCGACGAACTCGAGCCGATCGAAGAGGAGGCAACTGTCGAGGTACGGGACTCTTGGGAGCCCGTCGCGAACGGAATCCCCGGGTGGAATCCCGACCCGTACATCGGCGAGCTGCGAGTGACCTACAGCGGCAGCAAGGAGCGACAGGCGACGGTCCACATGGAGGGCGAGTATCGCCTCGCGGATCTCCTCCCCGCGTTCGTCCCGGACGGTCCCATTCCGACTTCCGAATCACTGGACGAAACCAAAGAGTTAGAGGCTAACGAACACGGCGCCGATAGCTTCGTTTTCGAACCCAAATCGGCAGAGGGGATCGATGTCACGTTTACCGCCCCGGTCGTGGACGAGACGTACTATATCGAATCCAGACAACCCGTCAGGGATCCGATCGAGTTCGAGATCGAAT
This portion of the Halopiger aswanensis genome encodes:
- a CDS encoding DUF7283 family protein encodes the protein MDLETPADAWYTYVAVSLVSVALAGLALGVATGPPPDAPAAANAIEGATGSEYAASATYEHDADRVTIDRQTITMQNEHGTAHSSFSYGVVVPVNGNERLENITDGRSIEAEYDEALRDGDRHAFAEFTRDVETAYDEHTGEAIRADGELRARKVTVDSGIDELEPIEEEATVEVRDSWEPVANGIPGWNPDPYIGELRVTYSGSKERQATVHMEGEYRLADLLPAFVPDGPIPTSESLDETKELEANEHGADSFVFEPKSAEGIDVTFTAPVVDETYYIESRQPVRDPIEFEIEFTDPDGDLPAETWTFDLEYDDGSKTWSNEIDREMTFDHDHAAIGVTDGGNYYVTLVKV